One window of Mucilaginibacter inviolabilis genomic DNA carries:
- a CDS encoding glycosyltransferase family 4 protein translates to MKIAYISTYPPRECGLATFNQNLMRAINANFPERQSLAHGGFVVALNDSENLQHYEYPEEVKYVIRQDHQKDYIRAANYINTSNADVCIMEHEFGIYGGESGIYILPLINRLEKPLISILHTILKDPSYVQRIIIREIAEQSSKIIVMSQRALEFLTTIYDIPAEKIQIIEHGVPDVEAMVNNPVKNLSSFKNRRVLLTFGLLSRNKGLETVVKALPRIVAKHPDVTYVILGNTHPGVIKSSGEEYRDHLKTLAAQLGVSANLAFINKFVSEEELVNYLTACEIYVTPYLNEAQITSGTLSYAVGAGAAVVSTPYWHATELLADKRGRLFDFKNADALADTVIELLDQDRILKELKENAYQYGLHLRWPVVGAEFIKVAQEASVRFDFSDKILKNSIVDPEILPKFSLTHVLRLTDDTGIVQHAKYGIPNLKEGYCLDDNARALIMALMAYQRSKSREAFELLPIYLSYIHYMQTDDGNFRNFLSFDRRYLDEVGSEDSFGRTIWALGHLIGCAASNSYREFALEIFHKSVPHFEKLEHLRGMANTIIGISSYLQVYPTDEGMVNILNQLTQPLIDAYENTQSADWQWFEEKMTYDNAILPLALLHSCEITGNEDAKRIALATMAFLDKLTLSNGYLSPVGNDGWYYRGGSFPTFDQQAIETMAMVLMHFQAYQIFRVPQYVEKMFLSYKWFLGENTLRAPLYDHETKGCCDGLLPTGINRNQGAESTLAYLISHLTVLKAFELEYEYNKYGNQKMEIC, encoded by the coding sequence ATGAAAATAGCATATATATCAACCTACCCTCCCCGCGAATGTGGTTTGGCCACCTTCAACCAAAATTTGATGCGCGCCATTAATGCCAATTTTCCCGAAAGGCAATCGCTGGCACACGGTGGTTTCGTGGTCGCGCTGAACGATTCGGAAAACCTGCAGCATTACGAATACCCCGAGGAGGTGAAATATGTTATTCGCCAGGACCATCAGAAAGATTATATCCGCGCAGCCAACTATATCAACACCAGCAATGCCGATGTGTGCATCATGGAGCATGAATTTGGCATATACGGCGGCGAAAGCGGCATCTATATTTTACCGCTCATCAACCGGCTCGAAAAACCACTGATCTCGATACTGCATACCATACTGAAAGATCCCAGTTATGTACAGCGCATTATCATTCGCGAAATAGCCGAGCAATCGTCAAAGATTATTGTAATGAGCCAGCGCGCCTTGGAATTTTTAACTACCATCTATGATATCCCTGCCGAAAAGATCCAGATCATTGAACATGGTGTTCCGGATGTGGAGGCGATGGTAAATAATCCGGTTAAAAACCTGTCATCATTTAAGAACCGCCGGGTATTGTTAACCTTTGGTTTGCTGAGCCGCAACAAAGGCCTGGAGACCGTGGTAAAGGCCCTGCCCCGTATTGTGGCCAAACACCCCGATGTAACTTATGTAATATTGGGTAACACCCACCCGGGAGTAATCAAAAGCTCGGGTGAAGAATACCGCGATCACCTCAAGACCCTTGCTGCTCAATTGGGTGTATCGGCTAACCTGGCTTTCATCAACAAATTTGTGTCGGAAGAAGAGCTGGTGAATTACCTCACCGCCTGCGAAATTTATGTAACACCTTATCTGAACGAGGCACAGATCACCAGCGGTACGCTATCTTACGCCGTTGGTGCCGGTGCCGCCGTAGTATCAACCCCCTACTGGCATGCTACCGAACTACTGGCTGATAAACGCGGCAGATTATTTGATTTCAAAAATGCCGATGCATTGGCCGATACCGTTATCGAGCTGCTTGACCAGGATCGTATATTAAAAGAATTAAAAGAGAATGCTTATCAATATGGCTTGCACTTACGCTGGCCGGTTGTGGGCGCCGAATTTATAAAAGTAGCCCAGGAAGCCAGTGTCAGGTTTGATTTTAGCGATAAGATACTCAAAAACAGCATTGTTGATCCCGAGATATTACCTAAGTTTAGTCTCACACATGTGCTGCGCTTAACCGATGATACTGGCATTGTACAACACGCCAAATACGGCATACCCAATTTAAAAGAGGGTTATTGTTTAGATGATAATGCTCGAGCCCTTATTATGGCGCTGATGGCTTATCAGCGTAGTAAAAGCCGCGAAGCATTTGAGCTGCTGCCCATCTACCTCAGCTATATTCACTACATGCAAACGGACGATGGTAATTTCCGTAATTTCCTGAGCTTTGATCGCAGGTATTTGGACGAGGTAGGTTCAGAGGATTCTTTCGGTCGTACCATCTGGGCGCTGGGCCATCTCATTGGCTGCGCGGCCAGCAACTCGTACAGGGAGTTCGCATTGGAGATATTCCATAAATCGGTACCGCACTTTGAAAAACTGGAACATTTAAGGGGCATGGCTAATACCATCATCGGCATCAGTTCATACCTACAGGTTTATCCAACCGACGAGGGCATGGTAAACATACTGAACCAGCTCACCCAACCACTGATTGATGCTTATGAAAATACTCAATCAGCCGATTGGCAATGGTTCGAGGAAAAAATGACCTATGATAACGCCATACTGCCGCTGGCCCTACTGCACTCCTGCGAAATTACCGGCAACGAGGATGCCAAACGGATAGCCCTGGCTACAATGGCCTTCCTGGACAAGCTCACGCTGTCAAACGGTTATCTGAGTCCGGTAGGTAACGATGGCTGGTATTATCGCGGCGGTAGTTTTCCGACGTTTGACCAACAGGCTATTGAAACCATGGCTATGGTGCTGATGCATTTCCAGGCCTACCAGATATTCCGGGTGCCTCAATATGTCGAAAAAATGTTCCTGAGCTATAAATGGTTCCTGGGCGAAAACACGCTGCGTGCGCCACTGTATGATCATGAAACCAAAGGCTGCTGTGACGGCTTGCTGCCCACCGGCATCAACCGCAACCAGGGCGCCGAAAGTACGCTGGCCTATCTCATATCGCACTTAACGGTACTGAAAGCCTTCGAACTCGAATACGAATACAACAAGTATGGTAATCAGAAAATGGAGATCTGTTAG
- a CDS encoding glycosyltransferase family 4 protein — protein MKVAVLAPVAWRTPPRHYGPWEQIASNIAEGLIKLGIDVTLFATGDSITAGKLESVCAMGYEEDRGQDAKVLECLHISNLMEQAARFDIIHNNFDFLPLTYSGLINTPLITTIHGFSSPRIIPVYKKYNRRGHYVSISNADRSPELEYLATVYNGLDTADFEFYEKPDDYLLYFGRIHPDKGTAEAITIAKKSKRRLLIAGIIQDENYYREKVEPFLSGEIEYIGHAGPEKRKQLLGKAYALLHPISFNEPFGMSVAEAMLCGTPVIAFNRGSMPELIRDTETGFLVDTIDEAVDAVKQIHTIDRVACHTWAASRFSKDKMVADYLGLYQQILAP, from the coding sequence ATGAAGGTTGCCGTATTAGCGCCGGTTGCCTGGCGCACACCGCCCAGGCATTATGGGCCCTGGGAACAGATAGCATCAAACATTGCCGAAGGTTTGATAAAACTGGGCATCGATGTTACCCTTTTTGCTACCGGCGATTCGATAACCGCTGGCAAACTGGAATCGGTTTGTGCCATGGGTTACGAGGAAGACCGCGGTCAGGATGCCAAAGTGCTGGAATGCCTGCACATCAGCAATCTGATGGAACAGGCCGCACGCTTTGATATCATCCATAATAATTTTGATTTTTTGCCCCTTACTTATTCTGGGCTAATCAACACACCCCTCATCACTACCATACACGGCTTTTCATCGCCCCGCATTATCCCGGTGTATAAAAAATATAACCGCAGAGGCCATTACGTAAGCATCAGCAATGCTGATCGCAGCCCGGAACTGGAATACCTAGCCACCGTTTATAATGGTCTGGATACCGCCGATTTTGAATTTTACGAAAAGCCGGATGATTACCTGCTCTATTTTGGTCGTATCCATCCGGATAAAGGCACAGCCGAGGCTATAACCATTGCCAAAAAAAGTAAACGCAGATTGCTGATAGCAGGCATCATTCAGGATGAAAATTATTACCGAGAAAAAGTAGAGCCATTTTTATCCGGCGAAATAGAGTACATCGGTCATGCCGGACCAGAAAAGCGGAAACAATTGTTGGGCAAGGCTTATGCCCTGCTGCACCCCATCAGCTTTAACGAACCTTTTGGTATGAGTGTAGCCGAGGCTATGCTCTGCGGTACTCCGGTGATCGCCTTTAACCGCGGATCGATGCCGGAACTGATCAGGGATACCGAAACCGGTTTTTTGGTGGATACCATTGATGAAGCCGTAGATGCAGTAAAGCAGATCCATACTATTGACCGGGTGGCTTGTCATACCTGGGCGGCTTCACGGTTTTCGAAAGATAAAATGGTAGCTGATTATTTAGGATTGTATCAGCAGATATTGGCGCCCTAA
- a CDS encoding TetR/AcrR family transcriptional regulator produces MGSKERVERLKAEVHQLILDAAMGIVKNEGCEAVSIRKIADTIEYSPTIVYSYFLNKEAVLIELSKRGFIMLINCIQQQLASVTGAKERMETVLRAVLYFATNENELYQLMYTVGTSVEDVGKAFPALSTFINVFREEMRPVVKGNTFTEEIFWCNYLICMSFVHGLVALNRYYKDIDPAMNNMVLKKAIGGIIGTIELS; encoded by the coding sequence ATGGGTAGCAAAGAACGCGTAGAACGTTTAAAAGCAGAAGTCCATCAGCTTATTTTGGATGCAGCAATGGGTATCGTTAAAAATGAAGGATGCGAGGCCGTAAGCATCCGGAAAATTGCCGATACTATTGAATACAGCCCAACTATTGTATATTCTTATTTTCTGAACAAGGAAGCGGTTTTGATTGAACTGTCCAAACGGGGTTTTATCATGCTGATCAATTGCATACAGCAGCAGTTGGCATCCGTAACCGGTGCAAAAGAAAGAATGGAAACTGTACTGAGAGCTGTTTTATATTTTGCTACCAACGAAAATGAACTTTACCAGTTAATGTATACGGTAGGTACCAGTGTTGAGGATGTTGGAAAAGCATTTCCTGCACTATCCACATTTATCAACGTATTCCGTGAGGAAATGCGACCTGTAGTAAAAGGAAATACATTTACAGAGGAGATTTTTTGGTGTAATTATCTCATTTGCATGTCTTTTGTACACGGATTGGTTGCGTTAAATCGCTATTATAAAGATATAGACCCTGCCATGAACAATATGGTATTAAAAAAAGCCATTGGAGGGATTATTGGCACTATTGAGCTTTCATAA
- a CDS encoding MFS transporter yields the protein MQKRTLYILAVGIFGIGTTEFGVIGILPQLASAFHVSIQQAGWLLSGFALAVAVSGPFMMLFLSAFNRKNLLAFVLGVFTLSNLLSIVSPNFGFLLAARILPGFFHPVYWSIALSTAANIVAEKEAPKAVGVVFGGFTIASIIGVPMATLMADVFNWKASFMLYGFINLVSLAGLLLFLPDIPIPVKKDTVSHAGILKKKILWLNLLLACFIIAAMYATYGYMADYLGKVNRMNGKQISILLFVFGIAGVLGNYLAGKFLSKNRTVTTLLFIPALAAAHILLYFLGAQLLPIALMVAVWGLIHTGGFLISNITVTSSAPEAPEFINSIFTSCGNIAVTMGTCVGGYWIVKFGIHQIVWSSVLLLVLALVMILVKEIQAKV from the coding sequence ATGCAAAAAAGAACCCTTTACATTTTAGCAGTAGGCATTTTCGGCATCGGAACTACGGAGTTTGGTGTTATTGGCATTTTGCCGCAACTGGCATCGGCATTTCATGTAAGTATCCAGCAGGCAGGGTGGTTGTTAAGCGGCTTTGCATTGGCTGTTGCTGTTTCTGGTCCGTTTATGATGCTATTTTTATCGGCCTTCAACAGAAAAAACTTACTGGCTTTTGTTTTGGGCGTATTTACCTTGTCCAACCTGTTATCCATCGTGTCGCCAAATTTTGGCTTCCTGTTGGCGGCACGGATACTGCCTGGTTTTTTTCACCCGGTTTACTGGTCTATCGCTTTATCAACCGCAGCCAATATAGTGGCCGAAAAGGAAGCACCCAAAGCTGTCGGCGTTGTATTTGGTGGCTTTACCATTGCCAGCATCATAGGCGTACCAATGGCTACCCTAATGGCCGATGTATTTAACTGGAAAGCATCATTCATGCTCTATGGTTTTATAAACCTTGTTTCATTGGCTGGCTTGCTGCTCTTTTTACCCGATATTCCGATCCCGGTTAAAAAAGACACCGTATCTCATGCCGGTATTTTGAAAAAGAAAATATTATGGCTGAATTTACTGCTGGCTTGTTTTATAATAGCGGCCATGTATGCTACTTATGGCTACATGGCCGATTATTTAGGCAAAGTAAATCGCATGAATGGCAAGCAGATCAGTATACTGCTCTTTGTTTTTGGGATAGCAGGTGTTTTGGGCAATTATTTGGCGGGTAAATTTTTGAGTAAAAACAGAACGGTTACCACATTGCTGTTTATACCCGCCTTAGCTGCCGCACATATATTGCTTTATTTTTTAGGCGCCCAATTACTGCCGATTGCCCTGATGGTAGCCGTTTGGGGATTGATCCATACGGGTGGTTTTTTGATCAGCAATATTACGGTTACCTCTTCGGCTCCAGAGGCTCCAGAGTTTATCAATAGCATTTTTACCTCCTGCGGAAACATCGCTGTAACAATGGGCACATGTGTTGGAGGATATTGGATAGTGAAATTTGGTATCCATCAAATTGTATGGTCGAGTGTATTGCTACTGGTATTGGCATTGGTGATGATCCTGGTAAAAGAAATACAAGCCAAGGTTTAA
- a CDS encoding sulfatase, with product MKSSLLKSAIGALLVFGQISIAKAQKQPQSRPNIIVFLVDDMGWQDTSLPFWTEATALNKRYHTPNMERLAREGMKFTNAYAAPVCTPSRTSMLSGMNAAHHGITNWTSPQRNEPTDAKDDQFLPAEWNYNGLSPQPGIAHTLYATPFPELLKAAGYYTIHVGKAHWASAGTPGANPYNMGFMVNISGHAAGHPQSYLGTENYGNMPGKATPQAVPDLEEYFGTETFLTEALTKEALKALDEPIRNKQSFYLNMAHYAVHAPLMADKRFYQKYLDAGLDMQEAKYATMIEGMDKSLGDIMDYLKAQHADGNTIIIFMSDNGGLSLAPPRDGPAHTQNAPLKAGKGSVNEGGIREPMMVKWPGITKPASIANQYVIIEDFFPTILEMAGVKNYRTIQKIDGKSFVPVLKNAAYTDNQRSLFWHYPNKWIPEDGPGINYCSAIRQGDWKLIYHMRDSSMQLYNLKNDISETEDLSGKDPAKTTQLLKQLRDQLKNWNAPMPVDKKTGKPIGIANGF from the coding sequence ATGAAATCATCTTTACTTAAAAGCGCGATAGGCGCCTTGCTGGTATTTGGACAAATATCTATAGCCAAAGCCCAGAAACAGCCGCAATCGCGCCCAAACATTATTGTATTCCTGGTTGATGATATGGGTTGGCAGGATACCTCTTTACCTTTCTGGACGGAGGCAACCGCTTTAAATAAACGCTATCATACACCCAATATGGAGCGGCTTGCCCGCGAAGGGATGAAGTTTACCAATGCCTATGCTGCACCTGTTTGTACCCCCTCCCGAACCAGCATGCTTAGCGGTATGAACGCCGCACATCATGGCATTACCAATTGGACATCGCCGCAACGTAACGAGCCAACCGATGCCAAAGACGATCAGTTTTTACCCGCCGAATGGAATTACAATGGTTTAAGTCCACAGCCGGGAATAGCACACACCTTGTATGCAACACCATTTCCGGAGTTACTTAAAGCTGCCGGGTACTATACCATTCATGTAGGTAAGGCACATTGGGCATCGGCCGGAACGCCCGGGGCTAATCCATATAACATGGGTTTTATGGTCAATATTTCGGGCCATGCGGCCGGGCACCCGCAAAGCTATCTGGGTACCGAGAATTATGGAAATATGCCCGGTAAAGCCACACCACAGGCCGTGCCCGATCTGGAAGAATATTTTGGAACAGAAACTTTTTTAACGGAGGCCCTTACCAAAGAGGCCCTAAAAGCACTGGATGAACCTATCCGGAACAAGCAGTCGTTTTATTTAAATATGGCTCATTATGCCGTTCATGCTCCGCTGATGGCCGATAAGCGCTTCTATCAAAAATACCTGGATGCCGGCCTGGATATGCAGGAGGCCAAATACGCCACCATGATTGAAGGTATGGATAAAAGCCTGGGCGATATCATGGATTACCTAAAAGCGCAGCACGCAGATGGCAATACCATTATTATATTTATGAGCGACAATGGCGGTTTAAGCCTGGCCCCACCAAGGGACGGACCAGCACATACTCAAAACGCCCCACTCAAAGCCGGGAAAGGTTCTGTAAATGAAGGCGGCATCCGCGAGCCCATGATGGTAAAATGGCCGGGAATAACCAAACCAGCATCCATAGCAAACCAGTATGTAATTATTGAGGATTTTTTCCCAACCATATTGGAAATGGCCGGTGTAAAAAACTATCGGACCATCCAGAAAATAGACGGAAAAAGTTTTGTACCGGTTTTAAAGAATGCAGCCTATACCGATAACCAGCGTTCTTTGTTTTGGCACTATCCTAATAAATGGATCCCCGAAGATGGCCCCGGCATTAACTATTGCAGCGCCATACGCCAGGGCGACTGGAAACTGATTTACCACATGCGCGACAGCAGCATGCAGCTTTATAATTTAAAAAACGACATTTCGGAAACAGAGGACTTATCCGGAAAGGATCCAGCTAAAACAACCCAGCTGCTAAAACAGTTAAGAGATCAGTTAAAAAACTGGAACGCCCCAATGCCCGTTGACAAAAAAACCGGAAAGCCGATAGGGATAGCTAATGGGTTTTGA
- a CDS encoding glycoside hydrolase family 130 protein has protein sequence MRLSIERKPIRVNPDPKRVIARFFFNGNDRAKEVIERVMDISEEEAFGIISPLLQEYSKRHRNITRVLNRHCSKLKPLFSELNIDFDTITVYRKLLIGSYFTHEYSIESAAFFNPSIVEDPDQTELEDGQKRVIISFRAVGEGHISSITFRRALIDKYNNITIQPSGSYIDEAEIVRNAVYNKKLFFEKAAITQISIDVINELESKLDHHFEYANLRRIILDSQKLQESDMKRLEYDKVLWLADSYYEIVFSLDTDISDRVIFPISEYERKGIEDARFVKFFNEDGTYVYYATYTAYDGSLIMPKLLQTTDFYNFKIMPLYGAGAQNKNLALFPRKVNGKFVMISRIDGCNNYIMYSDKINIWEKPMLLQQPKFTWEFIQIGNCGSPIETEEGWIMITHGVGPMRRYVLGASLLKLDDPTIEIGRLKEPLLIPNSDEREGYVPNVLYSCGTIVHNDKLIIPYGVSDSSTAFAEVCLDELLKKLKEDAAEHKAKTKKQKA, from the coding sequence ATGAGACTTTCCATCGAACGAAAACCCATAAGAGTTAATCCCGATCCCAAACGCGTTATAGCCAGATTCTTTTTCAATGGGAACGACCGAGCTAAAGAAGTGATAGAACGCGTAATGGACATCAGCGAAGAAGAGGCCTTCGGTATCATTTCGCCATTGTTGCAGGAGTATTCCAAACGGCACCGTAACATTACCAGGGTATTAAATCGGCATTGCAGTAAGCTAAAGCCATTATTTAGCGAACTGAATATTGATTTTGACACAATCACGGTTTACCGTAAACTATTGATAGGCTCCTATTTTACACACGAATATTCCATCGAATCGGCGGCGTTTTTTAACCCATCAATCGTAGAGGACCCCGACCAGACCGAACTGGAAGACGGCCAGAAACGAGTGATCATCAGTTTCAGGGCAGTGGGTGAGGGGCATATCTCCTCCATCACTTTCAGACGGGCTTTGATTGATAAATACAATAACATCACTATTCAGCCTTCAGGCAGCTATATTGATGAGGCTGAAATTGTAAGAAACGCGGTTTATAATAAAAAACTGTTTTTTGAAAAAGCAGCTATCACCCAGATCAGTATCGATGTGATCAATGAGCTGGAATCTAAACTCGACCACCATTTTGAATATGCCAACCTGCGCCGTATTATCCTCGATTCACAGAAGCTGCAGGAAAGCGATATGAAACGCCTGGAGTATGATAAAGTACTCTGGCTGGCTGATTCCTACTATGAGATCGTATTTTCGCTGGATACCGATATATCAGACAGGGTTATATTCCCCATATCGGAGTATGAACGGAAGGGCATCGAAGACGCCCGCTTTGTGAAATTCTTCAACGAGGATGGCACGTACGTATACTATGCCACCTATACGGCCTATGATGGTTCGCTGATTATGCCTAAATTGCTGCAAACCACTGATTTTTATAATTTTAAAATTATGCCCCTTTATGGTGCGGGCGCCCAGAATAAGAATCTGGCGCTTTTTCCACGCAAGGTGAATGGCAAGTTTGTGATGATATCCCGTATTGATGGCTGTAATAACTATATCATGTACTCCGACAAGATCAACATCTGGGAAAAGCCCATGTTGCTGCAGCAGCCTAAATTTACCTGGGAGTTTATCCAGATAGGCAACTGCGGATCGCCGATTGAAACCGAGGAGGGCTGGATTATGATTACCCACGGCGTAGGCCCCATGCGGCGCTATGTGCTGGGTGCAAGCCTATTGAAGCTGGATGACCCAACCATTGAAATTGGCAGACTGAAAGAGCCCCTGCTGATCCCAAACAGCGATGAGCGCGAAGGGTATGTGCCCAATGTACTCTACTCTTGCGGAACTATTGTACATAACGACAAACTCATTATCCCTTACGGGGTGTCCGACTCATCAACGGCCTTTGCCGAAGTTTGCCTGGACGAGCTGCTCAAAAAATTAAAAGAGGATGCGGCGGAACATAAAGCAAAAACCAAGAAGCAGAAAGCTTGA
- a CDS encoding response regulator transcription factor — MNVLIVEDEKGLALEVDEFLSHEGFTVEHARTKKSAEEKIFVNNYDFILLDLGLPDGDGFDLLKMLKALEKRDDAVIILTARGAVDDRVMGLEQGADDYLAKPFSLSELLARMHAITRRKHRLESNDINIKGLRVNIQNRTVMYNDERINLTKKEFEIFNYLVLNKNRVISRTNLTEHVWGDVLEINSDSNFVDVHVKNLRKKLSQYIPIDWFETVRSIGYRINI, encoded by the coding sequence ATGAATGTATTAATTGTTGAAGACGAAAAGGGTTTGGCCCTTGAAGTAGATGAGTTTTTAAGTCATGAAGGTTTTACGGTTGAACACGCGCGCACCAAAAAATCCGCAGAGGAAAAGATATTTGTAAACAACTATGACTTTATACTGCTTGACCTTGGTTTGCCCGACGGTGACGGCTTTGACCTCCTAAAAATGCTGAAGGCCCTGGAAAAACGTGACGACGCGGTTATTATACTCACCGCCCGCGGAGCAGTTGACGATCGTGTAATGGGTCTGGAGCAAGGCGCCGACGATTACCTGGCCAAGCCATTTTCATTAAGCGAACTTTTGGCCCGCATGCACGCCATCACACGCCGAAAGCACCGTTTAGAGAGTAATGATATCAATATCAAAGGCCTGCGCGTTAATATCCAGAACCGTACAGTGATGTATAATGATGAGCGCATTAACCTGACTAAAAAAGAGTTTGAAATATTCAACTACCTGGTGCTGAATAAAAACCGGGTAATATCCCGCACCAACTTAACCGAGCATGTGTGGGGTGATGTACTGGAGATCAACTCAGACTCTAACTTTGTGGATGTGCACGTGAAAAACCTTCGCAAAAAACTATCGCAATACATTCCTATTGACTGGTTTGAAACCGTAAGGAGCATAGGTTACCGTATTAATATTTAA
- a CDS encoding sensor histidine kinase: protein MKLQVKLALYNTLTKVAIILFTGLLILLSIEKISYNHIEVRLEDDKEETLKSLESNEINRFLSSQQVYTDYNILKEEFISITPAAKYDPNVSKEVKFTTEPRNLDKKNFQVYRILSHKFNFNGHTYLLQIGEAIESVEELKSIIKKFTLLVLFIALVLTLISDLVFTKFLLAPFYKIIDRKLIKVNDPMNFDYEKIQTTTQDFELLDDSISSLMKKISNLFILEKQFIANVSHELLTPISIISSRLENILLHEDLSEGSENKMHASLKTLNRLKSIINSLLLISKVENNQFDKADMVMIAGVVKEIHEELEDRIEEKHLTFTNHLKYIYSIQGNRPLMHTLLFNIINNSIKYNNPKGSITISDDLNDDVYAITIADTGAGMDQKQIENAFNRFEKFDTDEKESYGLGLAIVKSITAFHNIKVKISSVKNKGTSVKLIFDHLA, encoded by the coding sequence ATGAAACTTCAGGTAAAGCTGGCACTGTATAATACATTAACCAAAGTAGCCATCATTTTATTTACCGGCCTGCTTATCCTGTTATCCATTGAAAAAATTTCCTATAACCACATTGAGGTACGTTTAGAGGATGATAAGGAAGAAACTTTAAAAAGCCTTGAATCAAATGAGATCAACCGCTTTTTGAGCAGCCAGCAGGTTTATACCGATTATAATATCTTAAAGGAGGAGTTTATCAGCATTACACCTGCTGCTAAATATGATCCCAATGTATCAAAAGAAGTAAAATTTACAACCGAGCCTCGTAACCTCGACAAAAAGAACTTTCAAGTTTATCGCATTCTATCCCATAAATTTAATTTTAACGGACATACTTACTTGCTTCAAATAGGCGAGGCGATTGAATCGGTTGAAGAGTTAAAGTCGATCATCAAAAAGTTTACTTTACTCGTATTATTTATTGCACTGGTACTTACACTCATCAGTGACCTGGTGTTTACCAAATTTTTGCTTGCTCCATTTTATAAGATCATTGACCGCAAGCTGATCAAAGTAAATGATCCCATGAACTTTGATTATGAAAAAATTCAAACAACAACCCAGGACTTTGAATTGCTTGATGACAGTATAAGTTCGTTAATGAAAAAGATATCCAACCTTTTTATACTGGAAAAGCAATTTATAGCCAATGTGTCACATGAATTGCTTACACCGATATCCATCATCAGTTCAAGGCTTGAAAATATACTCTTACATGAAGATTTAAGTGAAGGCAGCGAGAATAAGATGCATGCTTCGCTGAAAACGCTCAATCGCCTAAAATCTATCATTAATAGTTTACTGCTTATATCAAAGGTAGAAAACAACCAATTTGACAAAGCCGATATGGTGATGATAGCCGGAGTAGTAAAAGAAATACATGAAGAATTGGAAGATCGTATAGAGGAAAAACACCTCACGTTTACCAATCATCTCAAGTACATTTATTCTATTCAAGGTAATCGCCCGCTTATGCATACCTTACTGTTCAATATCATCAACAACTCCATCAAATACAACAATCCCAAAGGAAGTATTACCATTAGTGATGATCTTAACGATGATGTTTACGCTATTACCATTGCTGATACCGGTGCAGGCATGGATCAAAAGCAAATTGAAAATGCCTTTAACCGCTTTGAGAAGTTTGACACCGACGAAAAAGAAAGTTATGGTTTAGGCCTGGCCATAGTGAAAAGCATAACCGCTTTTCATAATATTAAGGTTAAAATAAGCTCGGTAAAAAACAAGGGAACTTCTGTAAAGCTGATATTTGATCATCTGGCTTAA